GTCACCGCGCAGCGTGACGGCGAACGACTCGGCCTGGTGCGCCCACAGCGGTCCGCCGTTCAGCGGCTGGGAGGCGATGTCCGACGCTCCGTCCAGACCGACGATCCGCTGCACCCGCCGCTCCCGTAGACCGAACAGCTTGGTCAGCGCCGCCCCTGGTACCTGTGGGTCGAACTGGGTGAAGCTGGTGAACGGCAGCACGTCCGGGTCGTCCGGTAGCAGCGGCGCGCCGCCGACGGTGATCTTGGCGCGCACATTGATCTGGTTGAGCGTCCAGACGATCTGAGCGGCCAGTAACCGCCGGTCCTGGTCCCTGAGCCCGCTGGCGGCGTCGTTCAGCGCCACGGTTGCCACACCGAACTCGGTGGGCACCGACACCTGCACCTCGGTGCCAGGCGGCGCCAGCGAGACCACGCCATTGCCCAGCCGGCCGGTCGGGCCCTTCAGCAGTTCCTGGACCAGCTGGGTGGCCGCCTGACCTTGCGAGAGGTTTACCGGCAGGTAGACCGGGTCCGGCACCAGCATGTCCCTGGTCGGGTTGAAGAAGTACAGGTCACGCGGAGCGAGCTTCAGGTCGACCTGGTTGCTGCCCAGGTACGCTCCCGGCGGCACCGAGTCCACGCGGAACTGGTTCTCCACCTTCTTCAGCTTGAAGAACAGGTCGGCGCGGGCGTTCGCGGGCGCCGGTATCCACTCGCCGCGCGGACCGATCGTGGCGATCTTGCGGGCGGTCAGCTGAATCCCGTCGCCCTTCCGGGTGAGCGAGTCGGGAGTCTGGTCGTACACGATCGTCTGTGCTTCCGGCTGCCACTTCGCGGCGGCGTCCGAGGTCATGTACTGGCGGGCCACGTCGTACGCCTGGGAGTCGGACATGGCCTCCAGGAAGCCGCTGACCAGGGAGAGCTCGTCCACGTTCGGCCGGGGTGGTTTCGCCTCCACCCCGACGCCACCCAGGTCCGGCGCGATGCCCTGCCGGTCGCCACTGCGGATGGTGCCCTGCGTCGGCACCGTCGCGCAGCCACCGAGCAGGAGTGCGGCCAGGAGCACCAGGACCAGACTGCGCTTCACCGGTCCGTACCGCCGTTCAGCTTCTGGTACGGCGCGCCGACGTCGACCAGCTCGGTGA
The genomic region above belongs to Kribbella solani and contains:
- a CDS encoding LpqB family beta-propeller domain-containing protein — its product is MKRSLVLVLLAALLLGGCATVPTQGTIRSGDRQGIAPDLGGVGVEAKPPRPNVDELSLVSGFLEAMSDSQAYDVARQYMTSDAAAKWQPEAQTIVYDQTPDSLTRKGDGIQLTARKIATIGPRGEWIPAPANARADLFFKLKKVENQFRVDSVPPGAYLGSNQVDLKLAPRDLYFFNPTRDMLVPDPVYLPVNLSQGQAATQLVQELLKGPTGRLGNGVVSLAPPGTEVQVSVPTEFGVATVALNDAASGLRDQDRRLLAAQIVWTLNQINVRAKITVGGAPLLPDDPDVLPFTSFTQFDPQVPGAALTKLFGLRERRVQRIVGLDGASDIASQPLNGGPLWAHQAESFAVTLRGDAGAIVTSDKKQVLYAALDTSDKNKDAVSVKVDGDTLTPSFDNQDNLWILDRANGEHPRLQVREHDGKLTPVTVDFGGDTPVSFRIAPDGVRALLVMHSRSTGQNYVQTATVQTKDGGKQLLLTEFRPLQLALTSISDAAWNKQGILVIGASSKVSNSARQAWLVNTDGSSLQLLPGSSPDFRPEHVASNPNKDTLPVIQDDTGQIHWLSKDLLWVSMDSDGSAAITPTYPG